A region of Streptomyces paludis DNA encodes the following proteins:
- a CDS encoding IS481 family transposase: MADPAETAGEDWTVEHRFRAVVEVLDGAPVAEVARRYGTSRQSLHTWLRRFREGGRDGLKDRSRRPHTSPSRVPVEVELAICQLRQSYPKWGARRIAHELAVRGVAEAPSRSTVHRVLVRNGLVSHQVQVHRRVYKRWQRDAPMQLWQMDLMGGVFLADGRECKLLTGIDDCSRFIVITTVLVQPSGRAVCQAFIEAMRRFGVPSEVLTDNGKQFTGRYSKPLPTEVMFERVLRENGINQRLTKPRSPTTTGKIERFHKTLRREMLDHAGPFADPAAAQAAIDAWVHSYNHTRLHQSLEMATPAQVFRPHTLTIDPPRAVEAVPAVPMARPAEPMRLPMLPPPGSSEDNIPLQAVEFEAVIAPSRHVNLPQRQSLKFSPTLVGRTVTVWASHHTVHVLLDGQLVRTRSMSFTDADLNWLIMRGGRPGGTEPQGGIRADKPLAPMSVVEVDRKVTKDGVVSLGQTPVAVGAGLIGKHVTLRFDGSMMYVIHAGLLVKTLPAAIPYQRRAKLTGARVATTPLPPPPSQPRRAIRRVGADGTFEVARQKLRPGIAHAGKSVTVVIEETCFRVLDGEVEISTHPRKGGAVLRFIADSR, encoded by the coding sequence ATAGCTGATCCTGCCGAGACCGCAGGTGAGGACTGGACAGTTGAGCATCGATTCCGGGCCGTGGTGGAGGTGCTGGATGGTGCGCCGGTGGCTGAGGTCGCCCGTCGGTACGGCACATCGCGGCAGTCGCTGCACACCTGGCTGCGGCGATTCCGTGAGGGTGGGCGGGACGGGTTGAAGGACCGCTCGCGTCGACCACACACCTCGCCGTCGCGGGTACCGGTCGAAGTCGAGCTCGCGATCTGCCAACTGCGACAGAGCTACCCGAAGTGGGGTGCCCGACGGATTGCCCACGAGCTGGCCGTGCGCGGGGTTGCGGAGGCGCCGAGCCGCTCCACAGTGCACCGTGTGCTGGTCCGCAACGGGCTCGTCAGCCACCAGGTCCAGGTCCACCGCCGCGTCTACAAACGATGGCAGCGTGACGCGCCTATGCAGTTGTGGCAGATGGACCTGATGGGCGGGGTGTTTCTGGCCGACGGGCGAGAGTGCAAGCTCCTCACCGGGATCGATGACTGCTCCCGGTTCATCGTGATCACCACGGTGCTCGTCCAACCGAGCGGGCGGGCCGTGTGCCAGGCATTCATCGAGGCGATGCGTCGCTTCGGGGTCCCCTCGGAGGTGCTGACCGACAACGGCAAACAGTTCACCGGCCGGTACTCCAAACCCCTGCCCACCGAGGTCATGTTCGAGCGCGTCCTGCGCGAGAACGGCATCAACCAGCGGCTGACCAAGCCCAGGTCACCGACCACGACCGGGAAAATCGAACGCTTTCACAAGACCTTGCGGCGCGAGATGCTGGACCACGCCGGCCCCTTCGCCGACCCGGCCGCTGCACAGGCTGCAATCGACGCCTGGGTTCACAGTTACAACCACACCCGGCTCCACCAGTCGCTCGAGATGGCGACCCCAGCCCAGGTCTTTCGCCCGCACACGCTCACGATCGATCCACCGCGGGCCGTGGAAGCCGTGCCAGCGGTGCCGATGGCCCGGCCAGCCGAACCCATGCGGCTTCCGATGCTCCCGCCACCGGGCTCGTCCGAGGACAACATCCCGCTCCAGGCCGTGGAGTTCGAGGCCGTGATCGCCCCCAGTCGGCACGTGAATCTCCCGCAACGGCAGAGCCTGAAGTTCAGCCCCACCTTGGTCGGCCGCACCGTCACCGTCTGGGCGAGCCACCACACCGTCCACGTCCTGCTCGACGGACAACTGGTCCGGACCCGCTCGATGAGCTTCACCGACGCCGACCTGAACTGGCTGATCATGCGCGGTGGACGGCCCGGCGGGACGGAACCCCAGGGCGGCATCAGAGCCGACAAGCCCCTCGCCCCCATGTCCGTGGTCGAGGTCGACCGCAAGGTGACCAAGGACGGCGTGGTCTCGCTCGGGCAGACGCCCGTTGCCGTCGGCGCCGGCCTGATCGGCAAGCACGTCACCCTGCGCTTCGACGGCAGCATGATGTATGTGATCCATGCCGGGCTTCTGGTCAAGACACTGCCCGCAGCCATCCCCTACCAGCGCCGCGCGAAACTCACCGGCGCACGGGTCGCCACGACACCGCTGCCCCCGCCTCCCTCACAGCCACGACGGGCCATCCGGCGCGTCGGCGCGGACGGCACCTTCGAAGTCGCCCGACAAAAGCTCCGGCCGGGCATCGCCCACGCTGGCAAGAGCGTCACCGTGGTGATCGAGGAGACCTGCTTCCGCGTCCTGGACGGCGAGGTCGAGATCTCCACCCACCCCCGCAAGGGCGGCGCCGTCCTGCGCTTCATCGCCGACTCCCGCTGA
- a CDS encoding IS630 family transposase: MGLYLAPPGGAVVLSIDEKTQIQALDRTQPVLSVAFAVSERRTADYIRHGTMNLFAALNVTTGEVLGECRPTRNGKDFLAFLKKALKPHAGKDIHVVLDNLSTHTTPEVKEWLAKNPHVHFHFTPVGPSWLHQIKIWFGILTRQSIRRGTFSSVNVLVKQIRDYINSWNTTAKPFTWTATAGEVLAKVRLVATNVKKLVNNNSN, translated from the coding sequence ATCGGTCTGTACCTGGCGCCGCCGGGCGGCGCGGTGGTCCTCTCGATCGACGAAAAGACACAGATCCAGGCGCTGGACCGGACCCAGCCGGTGCTGTCGGTCGCCTTCGCGGTGAGCGAGCGGCGCACCGCCGACTACATCCGGCATGGCACCATGAACCTCTTCGCCGCCCTGAACGTGACCACCGGCGAAGTACTCGGCGAGTGCAGGCCGACCCGGAACGGCAAGGATTTCCTCGCCTTCTTGAAGAAGGCGTTGAAGCCGCACGCGGGGAAGGACATCCATGTGGTCCTGGACAACCTCTCGACGCACACCACCCCGGAGGTCAAGGAGTGGCTGGCGAAGAACCCGCACGTCCACTTCCATTTCACTCCCGTCGGCCCCTCGTGGCTGCACCAGATCAAGATCTGGTTCGGAATCCTGACCCGGCAGTCCATCCGCCGCGGCACGTTCTCCAGCGTTAACGTACTGGTCAAACAGATCCGCGACTACATCAACTCCTGGAACACGACGGCGAAACCGTTCACCTGGACCGCGACCGCCGGCGAAGTCCTTGCGAAGGTCCGACTCGTCGCGACCAACGTGAAGAAACTCGTAAATAACAACTCGAACTGA